In the genome of Pseudomonas protegens, one region contains:
- the olsB gene encoding L-ornithine N(alpha)-acyltransferase, whose protein sequence is MTQIARISDTGIERRLQAERLIGAQALQEAQALRFNVFSGEFNAKLKGAEWGLDMDDYDVHCSHIGVRDLNTGRLVATTRLLDHQAASSLGRFYSEEEFSLHGLTQLKGPILEIGRTCVDPAYRNGGTIAVLWGELAEVLNQGGYSYLMGCASIPMQDGGIQAQAIMQRLRERYLSTEHLRAEPKNPLPSLDIPSNVIAEMPPLLKAYMRLGAKICGEPCWDEDFQVADVFILLKRDELCPRYARHFKAAV, encoded by the coding sequence ATGACTCAGATCGCCCGCATCAGCGACACCGGCATTGAACGCCGCCTGCAGGCCGAACGCCTGATCGGCGCCCAAGCCCTGCAGGAAGCCCAGGCCTTGCGCTTCAACGTCTTCAGCGGCGAGTTCAACGCCAAGCTCAAGGGCGCGGAATGGGGTCTGGACATGGATGACTATGACGTTCACTGCAGCCACATCGGTGTGCGCGACCTGAACACCGGTCGCCTGGTGGCCACCACCCGCCTGCTGGACCACCAGGCCGCCAGCAGCCTGGGGCGTTTCTACAGCGAAGAGGAATTCAGCCTGCACGGCCTGACGCAGCTCAAGGGCCCGATTCTCGAAATCGGTCGCACCTGCGTCGACCCGGCCTACCGCAACGGCGGCACCATTGCCGTGCTCTGGGGCGAGCTGGCGGAAGTGCTCAACCAGGGCGGCTACAGCTACCTGATGGGCTGCGCCAGCATCCCCATGCAGGACGGCGGCATCCAGGCCCAGGCGATCATGCAACGGTTGCGGGAGCGCTACCTGAGCACCGAACACCTGCGAGCCGAGCCGAAGAACCCGCTGCCCAGCCTGGACATTCCGTCCAATGTGATTGCCGAGATGCCACCGCTGCTCAAGGCCTACATGCGCCTGGGCGCGAAGATCTGCGGCGAGCCGTGCTGGGACGAAGACTTCCAGGTCGCCGACGTATTTATCCTGCTCAAGCGTGACGAGTTGTGCCCGCGCTACGCCCGGCACTTCAAGGCGGCGGTCTGA